The genomic window AGACATCAATTAGTTTCTTGGACCATCCACCAGTAATTATCTTGCTCTTAGGGGTTGAGAATGCATCCAATGGAACCTCCATTGAATTCTCAGCAGATGGGGCACTTGTGTCCTGAAAATTTTTTTGGTAAATAGTTGTGTAAGTGTTAGCAACTACACTATGAGACCACATTGGACTAAAGTATACAAAAAACCTTAGCGATCTCTGCAGAGTCGGTGTTCATGCTAAGCAATTCAGAATTCTCAACACCCACACTTTGCTGCCTAATATAAATACCATATCTAAGTTCAAACTGGCAGACATGATGAGATTAATCTAATGTGCATGCTAATTTCTCACCTCATGTATGTTGTTCTTTTCAAGAAACTTGTTCATAACTGAGTCCTCCTCACAAAGTTTAGCAACAACAATCTTGTAGGGTTGGAATGCATTGACATCTTCCATCTTAACAATTAACTTGAACAGGAATTTCTTCCCCACTAATGCATTCAGCTCAGTTGGATATTCCTCGTGGACTCCTCCCTATAGAATTTCAATTGAATAAACAACAACATATACATTTTTGTTATAATTAGATGTTGGATAACTTGACTACTCCTCGGGAAAATCATCATGGCAAAATAAGGCGCATTGAAAAAATACCTTAGTCAGTTGTGTGAGCCTTAAATCAGAGGCAGAGATACCCAAGTATCTGGAGGCTTCTTTGTCGTACAGCAAGAAAATAGTCGTGTCAGTGTCATTAGCAACCTTCATATTAATGCTATACCTGGTAACAAATACATGAGCCCAAAATGGACACCATTTATGGATTATCAAAACCAATTTTAAGTGGACGCTACTACATACCTTGGGGTGTGTGTCAAGGGATGTGAGTTGCACTTTGCACAATGGTATGAATTTTCTGCTTCCTTTAGGGAAGTGAAGCATTGTTTGCAACTTTTGTGCCACCAACCGTTCTTCTGATCAATGGCAATGACGGTGCCAATCGTGACAAAGGTTCCGACATACAATAACCATGCTTTAAATTTCATGAATACATCGATGACATGTAAATAAACATGGAATCTATATGCACCTCAAATGTCTCTTTTAGCTCAGATATGGGCTTATAAATGGAATTGTTGATGAGGTCTTCTTCAAGGGAATATGCTAGCTCAGCAACTATT from Arachis ipaensis cultivar K30076 chromosome B09, Araip1.1, whole genome shotgun sequence includes these protein-coding regions:
- the LOC107615169 gene encoding uncharacterized protein LOC107615169, with amino-acid sequence MLHFPKGSRKFIPLCKVQLTSLDTHPKVCSSVHLKLVLIIHKWCPFWAHVFVTRYSINMKVANDTDTTIFLLYDKEASRYLGISASDLRLTQLTKGGVHEEYPTELNALVGKKFLFKLIVKMEDVNAFQPYKIVVAKLCEEDSVMNKFLEKNNIHEDTSAPSAENSMEVPLDAFSTPKSKIITGGWSKKLIDVYPEDLDASYSKCRKATNGDNATLAKVHHD